AATAGTGTGACACGTGAAGGCTTATCAGGTATTCGTGTGGTACGTGCCTACAATGCTGAAGAATACCAGGATGGTAAATTTGCCCAAGCCAATGAAGAATTGACCGCCTTGAACCTATTTGTTAGTCGCTTGATGGCGCTGATGAATCCTGTTATGATGACAATTTCGAGTGGCTTGAGCTTGGCTATTTATTGGATTGGTGCTTACCTAATCAATGAAGCAGAGTTGATGGACAAATTGCCTATTTTTAGCGATATGGTCGTCTTTATGTCCTATGCCATGCAGGTTGTGATGGGCTTTATGATGATGAGTGCCTTGTTTATCATTTTGCCTCGTGTCTTGGTGTCGACCAAGCGGATTAACGAGGTTTTGGATTTGACATCTTCCATTACTTCGCCTCAAGTGTCGCAAGTGGGACAAGAAAATGTAGACCAAATTGTCTTTGAAAATGTAACCTTCCGCTATTCTGATACGTCAGAGGCGGTTATTGAGCAGATTAACTTTACCGCCAAAGCAGGTGATACAGTTGCTTTTATTGGTTCGACAGGTTCTGGGAAATCAACCTTAGTCAATCTGCTTCCACGTTTTTATGATGTGAGTGAAGGACGGATTCTGTTGGACGGCGTTGATGTAAGAGATTATAGTGCAGCAGATTTGCATGCTAAAGTTGGCTATATCCCACAAAAGGCCGTGCTGTTTACGGGAGATATTCGGAGCAATATTGATTTTGGGGAAAGCAAGGAAAGTCCACTCAGTGATGAAGCGATTTGGGAGGCCTTGGATTTGGCACAGGCTAGAGGCTTTGTAGAGGAAAAAGAAGATGGTCTTTCTTCTCATGTGGCCCAGTCTGGTAGCAATTTTTCTGGAGGACAGCGTCAGCGCTTAGCCATTGCACGTGCCCTTGCCAGAAAGCCTGAAATTCTCATTTTTGATGACTCCTTCTCAGCTCTTGATTATCGTACGGATCGTACTCTTCGGGAGGAACTCGCAAAGCGTACTGCTGGTATGACTAAGTTGATTGTTGCACAGCGGATTTCAACTATTATGGATGCGGATCAAATCTTGGTTCTTGATAATGGAAAAGTGGTCGGTCAAGGAAGCCATAAAGAATTACTAGCCAGCAATGAAGTGTACCAAGAAATTGCTTACTCACAATTATCGAAGGAGGAATTGGAAAATGGAAAATAAACAAACTTCTTTATTGAACCAAATGAAACCCTATATCAAAGGTTTCCAACTTCCTTTTGTGATTGCAATCATTGGAGCCATTATTTCCAGTATCATTACTGTGATTGGTCCGAATAAATTAAGTGAG
Above is a window of Streptococcus sp. zg-86 DNA encoding:
- a CDS encoding ABC transporter ATP-binding protein, which produces MSQLLKRLKISEWLMILGSIAFVCLTVWLELEVPSYMSEITKLLQLPDTTTSDLWKPGLKMLGLSLASFASSVMVGFIASRLAAGFTTRLRKDIFYRVLDYSDAEIKRFSIPSLLTRTTNDLTQIQFLFTMGLQVATRGPIMAIWALTKIVGKSDHWLWAVIVAVLINLVMMTILVTLAFPKQKIVQKLTDRLNSVTREGLSGIRVVRAYNAEEYQDGKFAQANEELTALNLFVSRLMALMNPVMMTISSGLSLAIYWIGAYLINEAELMDKLPIFSDMVVFMSYAMQVVMGFMMMSALFIILPRVLVSTKRINEVLDLTSSITSPQVSQVGQENVDQIVFENVTFRYSDTSEAVIEQINFTAKAGDTVAFIGSTGSGKSTLVNLLPRFYDVSEGRILLDGVDVRDYSAADLHAKVGYIPQKAVLFTGDIRSNIDFGESKESPLSDEAIWEALDLAQARGFVEEKEDGLSSHVAQSGSNFSGGQRQRLAIARALARKPEILIFDDSFSALDYRTDRTLREELAKRTAGMTKLIVAQRISTIMDADQILVLDNGKVVGQGSHKELLASNEVYQEIAYSQLSKEELENGK